The Gammaproteobacteria bacterium genome window below encodes:
- the dnaE gene encoding DNA polymerase III subunit alpha, with product MSQFVHLHLHTEYSLVDSIVRVPKLMEQLSSSGMSSVALTDFNNLFALVKFYQKALKNGIKPIIGVEAQLSGLSAKEPNSRVVFLCKNNEGYQELTKLITRAYIEGQRGSGPTLERDWLVGAGKNLIVISGARDGDVGRAILAGNKKLAVEYVSFWGKHFKDNYYIEIQRTGRDEDDLYNQQAIKLAAKYALPVVATNDVRFLEQSEFDAHEVRVCINSSRVINDPRRPQLYSSQQYLRSSEEMVELFKDIPEAITNTVEIAKRCNVTLSFGENVLPEFPIPETHTAPEFMREQSEKGLQKRLLKLQIDDSDVVQDYQDRLDIELDVINTMGYAGYFLIVADFTSWAKANAVPVGPGRGSGAGSLVAYVLGITDVDPLKYDLLFERFLNPERVSMPDFDIDFCMDNRDRVIDYVAERYGRTRVSQIITYGTMAARAVVRDVGRVLGHPYGFVDRIAKLIPFEVGMTLDKALKAEPTLKEQYDNEEDVRSVFDMALILEGLARNAGKHAGGVVIAPTELTAFTPLYCEPGGTNVVTQLDKDDVEAMGLVKFDFLGLRTLTIIDNTVQLVNEKQKLLKQPLVEIEDLPLDDVATYDTLKRQQTTAVFQLESSGIKDIIKRLQPDSFGEIVALVALYRPGPLQSGMVDDFILRKHGARVDYFHPDIEHILKETYGVILYQEQVMQIAQILAGYTLGGADLLRRAMGKKKPEEMEKQREIFVSGAVKRSVDLKLATHIFDLMEKFAGYGFNKSHSVAYALLAYQTAWLKTHFPAEFMSSVMSSDLDNTDKVVILIDECRGMNIKVLSPSINSSNYNFTVPEDNIVLYGLGALKGVGQAAVEEMVNERLENGEYQDLDDFCLRLGSQKVNRRCIEALIRAGAMDCFGYTRASLFQHLDKSLRFAEQRHRDDDAGQNDMFGHAEVSMKSSKVQEVAEWEEEKKLLGERETLGLYLTGHPITRYRNELDKITSKNIKELLATGNELGPQKSWQARDESKTILVAGLLDQIRLRNSPKGRIAFLSLDDNTGRMDIAVFAKDYAKFDHVLIKDAILIIKGSLGWDEYTGRVRVRADHVWSFDDYLKQFGALLNIKIKANSSSPSWVQELHQLLLPFKDGNCPIRLVYENNSVETGVEFPEHWNISLDEKLLQRLSKVSEVLNTSVVYKKPSINA from the coding sequence ATGTCACAATTTGTACATTTGCATTTACACACCGAGTATTCGCTTGTAGATAGTATTGTTCGCGTACCTAAGCTAATGGAGCAGCTTAGTAGCTCAGGTATGTCATCAGTTGCGTTAACCGACTTTAATAATTTATTCGCATTAGTAAAGTTCTATCAGAAGGCGCTAAAAAATGGCATTAAACCCATTATTGGCGTTGAGGCACAGTTATCTGGGCTTTCTGCAAAAGAACCCAATTCACGTGTTGTGTTTTTATGCAAAAACAATGAAGGCTATCAAGAACTCACAAAACTTATAACTCGAGCGTATATAGAGGGTCAAAGAGGAAGTGGTCCGACACTTGAGCGAGATTGGTTGGTCGGAGCAGGTAAAAACTTAATTGTAATTTCCGGTGCGCGTGATGGTGATGTTGGACGTGCAATTTTGGCTGGGAATAAAAAATTAGCCGTTGAATATGTTTCATTCTGGGGCAAACATTTTAAAGATAATTATTATATAGAAATACAGCGTACAGGTAGAGATGAAGATGATCTTTATAATCAACAAGCTATTAAGCTTGCAGCTAAATATGCTTTACCTGTGGTGGCTACTAATGATGTGCGGTTTTTAGAGCAAAGCGAGTTTGATGCGCATGAAGTACGTGTTTGCATTAACTCGAGTAGAGTTATAAACGATCCGCGTCGCCCACAATTATATTCATCACAGCAATATCTTCGCAGTAGTGAAGAGATGGTGGAATTGTTCAAGGACATTCCTGAAGCTATCACTAATACGGTGGAAATAGCCAAGCGTTGTAATGTTACTTTGTCATTTGGCGAGAATGTATTGCCAGAGTTCCCAATTCCAGAGACGCATACGGCACCTGAATTTATGCGTGAGCAATCTGAGAAAGGCTTGCAGAAGCGGCTGCTAAAACTGCAGATTGATGATTCTGATGTTGTGCAAGACTATCAAGATCGTTTGGACATTGAATTAGATGTAATTAATACAATGGGCTATGCCGGATATTTTCTCATCGTTGCAGATTTTACAAGTTGGGCTAAAGCGAATGCCGTGCCAGTAGGCCCAGGGCGCGGCTCGGGTGCTGGTTCATTGGTTGCTTATGTTCTAGGTATTACAGATGTAGACCCACTTAAATATGATTTGCTATTTGAGCGTTTTCTAAATCCAGAACGTGTATCAATGCCTGACTTTGATATCGATTTTTGTATGGATAATCGAGATCGCGTTATTGATTATGTTGCTGAGCGGTACGGGCGAACTCGAGTCAGTCAAATTATTACCTACGGCACGATGGCTGCACGTGCGGTAGTGCGAGATGTGGGCCGTGTGCTCGGCCATCCATATGGGTTTGTTGACCGAATTGCCAAGCTGATTCCTTTTGAAGTCGGTATGACTTTAGATAAAGCGCTGAAAGCGGAGCCTACGCTGAAAGAGCAATATGATAATGAGGAAGATGTGCGCAGTGTGTTTGATATGGCGCTGATACTCGAAGGCTTGGCGCGCAATGCGGGTAAGCATGCCGGAGGTGTTGTGATTGCACCTACGGAGTTAACCGCATTTACTCCTCTATATTGTGAGCCAGGTGGAACCAATGTTGTTACACAATTAGATAAAGATGACGTTGAAGCGATGGGTCTTGTGAAGTTCGACTTCTTGGGTTTAAGAACGTTAACGATCATCGACAATACCGTTCAGTTGGTAAACGAAAAACAAAAACTACTTAAGCAACCGCTAGTTGAAATTGAAGATTTACCACTAGATGACGTAGCAACGTATGACACCCTAAAACGTCAACAAACTACTGCAGTATTTCAGTTAGAGTCGAGCGGTATTAAAGATATTATTAAACGTCTTCAACCTGATTCCTTTGGTGAAATTGTTGCGCTTGTTGCACTTTATCGTCCTGGTCCATTGCAATCTGGAATGGTCGACGACTTTATATTGCGTAAACATGGTGCACGTGTCGATTATTTTCATCCTGATATTGAGCATATTCTTAAAGAAACCTACGGTGTGATTCTGTATCAAGAGCAAGTGATGCAAATTGCACAAATCCTGGCGGGGTATACGTTGGGTGGTGCGGACTTGTTGCGTCGTGCTATGGGTAAAAAGAAACCTGAAGAGATGGAGAAGCAGCGCGAAATTTTTGTAAGTGGTGCAGTAAAGCGTAGCGTTGACCTAAAGCTTGCCACGCATATATTTGATTTGATGGAAAAGTTTGCAGGTTACGGCTTTAATAAGTCGCACTCTGTTGCATATGCATTGTTGGCGTATCAAACCGCCTGGTTGAAAACGCATTTTCCAGCTGAGTTCATGTCTTCGGTGATGTCATCTGATTTAGATAACACCGATAAGGTTGTTATTCTTATTGATGAATGTCGTGGCATGAATATTAAAGTGCTTTCGCCAAGTATTAATAGTTCAAACTATAACTTTACGGTTCCTGAAGACAATATTGTTTTATATGGATTGGGTGCGTTAAAAGGCGTCGGTCAAGCAGCTGTAGAAGAAATGGTGAATGAGCGATTAGAAAATGGTGAGTACCAAGATTTAGATGATTTTTGTTTGCGTCTTGGTTCGCAAAAAGTAAATCGCCGTTGTATCGAAGCTTTAATTCGTGCAGGCGCAATGGATTGTTTTGGCTATACGCGTGCAAGTTTATTTCAGCATCTTGATAAATCTTTACGTTTTGCAGAACAACGGCACCGTGATGATGATGCGGGACAAAACGACATGTTCGGTCATGCTGAGGTGAGCATGAAGAGCAGTAAGGTTCAGGAAGTGGCTGAATGGGAAGAAGAGAAAAAGCTGCTTGGTGAGCGTGAAACGCTAGGTTTGTATTTAACAGGACATCCGATAACTCGTTATCGAAATGAGCTGGATAAAATCACCAGTAAGAATATAAAAGAACTGCTTGCAACAGGGAATGAATTAGGCCCGCAAAAATCTTGGCAAGCTCGCGATGAATCAAAAACTATATTAGTTGCAGGTCTATTGGATCAAATACGCTTACGAAACAGTCCAAAAGGGCGGATTGCTTTTTTAAGTTTAGATGACAATACCGGGCGAATGGATATTGCAGTGTTTGCAAAAGATTATGCTAAGTTTGATCATGTATTAATTAAAGACGCTATTTTAATTATAAAAGGCAGCTTAGGCTGGGACGAATATACAGGTCGGGTACGGGTGCGCGCAGACCATGTCTGGAGTTTTGATGACTATTTAAAACAGTTTGGTGCTCTGTTGAATATTAAAATTAAAGCCAATAGCAGTTCACCGTCTTGGGTGCAAGAACTACATCAGTTACTTTTACCGTTTAAAGACGGTAACTGCCCAATTAGACTTGTATATGAAAATAATTCTGTGGAGACAGGAGTGGAATTTCCTGAGCACTGGAATATCTCATTAGATGAAAAACTGTTACAGCGCTTAAGTAAAGTATCTGAGGTTTTAAATACAAGTGTCGTATACAAGAAACCAAGTATTAATGCATAA
- the rnhB gene encoding ribonuclease HII — MPIIKAESGLVAGIDEAGRGPLAGPVVAGSVILDPDFHIEGLADSKKLSAKKREHLYNEIIATAYAWGIGYATADEIDEINIHQATLLAMQRAYVAMLEEAVHVYVDGLHCPALQVPCTAIVKGDQLIAEISAASILAKVTRDTEMEEHHRTLPQYGFDQHKGYPTAMHIAALQEHGPCKLHRKSYKPVRDAIAALNAI; from the coding sequence ATGCCTATTATTAAAGCAGAATCAGGTCTTGTTGCGGGTATAGATGAAGCGGGTCGTGGACCGCTTGCTGGTCCCGTTGTTGCGGGAAGTGTGATTTTAGATCCTGATTTTCACATTGAAGGTCTTGCCGACTCAAAAAAACTTTCCGCAAAGAAGCGTGAACATTTATATAATGAAATTATAGCTACAGCCTACGCTTGGGGTATTGGCTATGCTACTGCTGACGAAATTGATGAGATTAATATTCATCAGGCAACGCTTCTAGCAATGCAACGCGCATATGTCGCAATGCTAGAGGAGGCAGTTCATGTATATGTTGACGGTTTGCATTGTCCGGCGTTGCAAGTTCCGTGCACTGCAATAGTCAAAGGTGACCAGCTCATTGCAGAAATAAGTGCTGCATCCATTTTAGCAAAAGTTACTCGTGATACAGAAATGGAAGAGCATCACAGAACTTTGCCGCAATACGGTTTTGATCAACATAAGGGTTATCCTACAGCAATGCATATTGCTGCGTTGCAAGAGCATGGTCCATGTAAATTGCATCGTAAAAGTTACAAACCTGTAAGAGATGCAATAGCTGCATTGAATGCAATATAA
- a CDS encoding gfo/Idh/MocA family oxidoreductase, with amino-acid sequence MSEIRTAVIGVGYLGKFHAQKYSELKNSKLLAVVDKEFESAQEVATSVGCDACTDYHDLLGKVDAVSIVVPTDLHHQIAADFLRHKAHVLVEKPITTSIEQADQLVELAKSNDCVLQVGHLERFNPAIIAIEKEISQISFVESHRLAPYNPRGTEVSVVLDLMIHDIDIILDIVDSEVDKIDASGTPVLSNDIDIANARIVFKNGCVANVTASRVSNKTDRKMRIFQNDAYLSVDFQNRELATYRKGDGEMYPGIPNIDIQKNTFDKADALKSEIEHFLYCIETNSIPKVTGQDARRALQTAIQISELLA; translated from the coding sequence GTGTCAGAGATACGAACTGCCGTCATAGGTGTTGGATATTTAGGCAAATTTCATGCACAAAAATATTCAGAATTAAAAAACAGCAAGTTACTCGCTGTTGTTGATAAAGAGTTTGAAAGTGCTCAAGAAGTAGCCACTTCCGTGGGCTGTGATGCTTGCACGGATTATCACGATCTACTAGGAAAAGTGGATGCAGTAAGCATTGTTGTTCCCACCGACCTTCATCATCAAATTGCTGCAGACTTTCTCCGACATAAGGCTCATGTTTTAGTCGAAAAACCGATTACTACGAGTATTGAACAAGCCGATCAACTGGTTGAACTAGCGAAATCAAATGACTGTGTATTACAGGTAGGTCATCTGGAGCGATTCAATCCGGCAATTATTGCTATTGAAAAAGAGATTTCACAAATCAGTTTTGTCGAATCTCATCGCCTAGCACCTTACAACCCGCGTGGCACAGAAGTAAGTGTGGTACTCGATTTGATGATTCACGATATTGATATCATTTTAGATATCGTAGACTCTGAAGTTGATAAAATTGATGCTAGTGGCACACCCGTGTTATCAAATGATATTGATATAGCCAATGCACGCATTGTTTTTAAAAATGGTTGCGTTGCAAATGTTACTGCAAGCCGTGTGAGTAATAAAACTGATAGGAAAATGCGTATCTTTCAAAATGATGCATACCTTTCTGTCGATTTCCAAAATCGAGAATTAGCTACTTATCGAAAAGGTGATGGCGAAATGTACCCAGGTATACCGAATATTGACATTCAAAAAAATACTTTTGATAAAGCCGATGCATTAAAATCAGAAATAGAGCACTTTCTATATTGTATTGAAACTAATTCCATTCCTAAAGTGACAGGACAAGACGCAAGACGGGCTTTGCAAACTGCAATTCAAATAAGTGAACTTTTGGCATAA
- a CDS encoding aminotransferase class V-fold PLP-dependent enzyme, protein MIPMLDLKLQYATLKNEIDAAVADVLQNTHFIMGPNVQQFESEAAQYLGVKHAISCNSGTDALHLALRACGIGENDEVITTPFSFAATAEAICYVGATPVFVDIESDTYNISTKAIESAISSNTKAILPVHIFGQVANMQEITKLAKDNNLKIIEDCAQSFGAHINNQQTGSFGDAGCFSFFPSKNLGCYGDGGLFTTNSDDIAEQFTLLKSHGSKVRNQHEMVGWNSRLDELQAAILRIKLKNIDEFNKNRMTVAKKYNELLSSTSISTPSFEENMSHVFHQYTLLSEKRDAISEQLNKESIGHAIYYPIPLSEQPAFSSISHTKSLNITQEICNKCISLPMYPEMSDEQIEKVVDTVKRA, encoded by the coding sequence ATGATCCCTATGCTTGACCTAAAGTTGCAATATGCAACGCTGAAGAATGAAATAGATGCCGCCGTGGCGGATGTGCTGCAAAACACACATTTTATTATGGGCCCAAATGTTCAACAGTTTGAGTCAGAAGCAGCACAATACTTAGGCGTTAAACATGCAATTTCATGCAATTCAGGAACCGATGCTCTGCACTTGGCGCTTCGTGCATGCGGGATCGGAGAAAATGATGAAGTCATCACTACACCATTTAGCTTTGCTGCCACCGCTGAAGCAATTTGTTATGTCGGTGCAACTCCCGTGTTTGTTGACATTGAATCAGATACTTACAACATTTCCACAAAAGCGATCGAATCCGCAATAAGTAGCAACACCAAAGCTATTTTGCCCGTACATATATTTGGCCAAGTGGCTAACATGCAAGAAATAACCAAACTTGCAAAAGATAACAATCTAAAAATTATTGAAGATTGCGCCCAGTCATTTGGTGCTCATATCAATAACCAACAAACCGGTAGTTTTGGAGACGCAGGTTGTTTTAGTTTCTTCCCTAGTAAAAATTTAGGCTGCTATGGGGATGGAGGTCTTTTTACTACTAATTCAGATGATATTGCAGAGCAATTTACACTGTTAAAAAGTCATGGCAGCAAAGTTAGGAATCAACATGAGATGGTTGGCTGGAATAGCCGACTTGATGAGTTGCAGGCAGCCATATTACGAATCAAGTTAAAAAACATCGATGAGTTCAATAAAAATCGGATGACTGTAGCCAAGAAATACAACGAGTTACTATCATCAACCTCTATTAGCACCCCATCATTTGAAGAAAACATGTCACATGTATTTCATCAGTACACTCTATTAAGCGAAAAACGTGATGCTATTTCAGAACAACTCAATAAAGAAAGTATTGGTCATGCGATTTATTATCCCATACCGCTCTCAGAACAACCCGCTTTTAGCTCAATCTCACACACAAAAAGTCTTAACATCACACAAGAAATTTGTAACAAATGCATATCGCTCCCCATGTACCCCGAGATGTCCGACGAACAAATAGAAAAAGTAGTAGACACAGTTAAACGTGCCTAA
- the lpxB gene encoding lipid-A-disaccharide synthase, which yields MPKQAAHNNTSSLMIVTGEASGDLHGAHVVREIKKIFPTIECYGIGGTQMQQVGVDIHTNVSELSVVGLAEVLKHYPRLRKILNKTKYSLKQKKPDLLILIDSPDFNLPLAKTAKQCGIKVLYYISPQIWAWRKNRIKLIQKYVDMMAVVFPFEEKFYLDANVPVEYVGHPLTKEAKATVEKNRLINSNELDPNKKLIGLFPGSRLSEIENNYPVLLDSAKTLLKQREDVQFITPVASTLSNDLIQKYISEAGIEVNTTSNNIYNVINACDAIAAASGTVTLQITLMQVPMLIIYKISPITYQIFKRIVKFSYAGIANVIAGKEISREFIQADATAKNVSTELNKLLSDERYIAEMINNMQKIKNELGNKDGSANTARLAADLINT from the coding sequence GTGCCTAAACAAGCTGCACATAACAATACCTCCTCTCTAATGATCGTAACGGGGGAAGCTTCTGGTGACCTGCATGGTGCACATGTCGTTCGCGAAATAAAAAAAATATTTCCTACTATTGAGTGCTATGGAATTGGCGGCACACAAATGCAACAAGTCGGGGTTGATATACACACCAACGTCTCTGAACTTTCTGTAGTGGGTCTAGCTGAAGTGCTTAAACATTATCCACGACTACGCAAAATTCTGAATAAAACTAAATACTCATTAAAGCAAAAAAAACCTGATTTATTAATCTTAATTGATTCCCCAGACTTTAATCTACCTTTAGCGAAAACTGCAAAGCAATGCGGTATCAAAGTGTTGTATTACATCAGCCCGCAGATATGGGCATGGCGTAAAAATAGGATTAAATTGATTCAGAAATATGTAGATATGATGGCGGTGGTATTTCCTTTTGAAGAGAAATTTTATCTTGATGCTAATGTACCGGTTGAATATGTTGGGCATCCGCTCACCAAAGAAGCTAAAGCTACGGTTGAAAAGAATCGACTCATCAATTCCAATGAGTTAGATCCTAATAAGAAATTAATTGGCCTCTTCCCCGGCAGCCGTTTAAGTGAAATAGAAAATAATTACCCTGTTTTATTAGACTCTGCCAAAACATTACTTAAGCAAAGAGAAGATGTTCAATTTATCACCCCTGTCGCCTCAACTTTATCGAATGATCTAATACAGAAGTATATTTCTGAAGCTGGTATAGAGGTAAATACTACATCTAATAATATCTATAATGTAATTAACGCTTGTGACGCAATTGCTGCTGCATCAGGTACTGTCACCTTGCAAATTACTCTCATGCAAGTACCAATGCTGATCATTTACAAAATATCCCCTATCACATATCAAATCTTCAAAAGAATAGTTAAATTCTCTTATGCTGGTATTGCGAATGTGATCGCAGGGAAAGAAATATCTCGCGAATTCATTCAAGCAGATGCTACAGCTAAAAATGTTTCAACCGAATTAAACAAATTATTATCTGATGAAAGATATATTGCGGAAATGATAAACAATATGCAGAAAATTAAAAATGAACTTGGAAACAAAGATGGATCTGCAAATACAGCCCGTCTTGCTGCAGATTTAATTAATACTTAA
- the lpxA gene encoding acyl-ACP--UDP-N-acetylglucosamine O-acyltransferase → MQKSSVKIKKSEGIHPTAMIDSSAELDTDVSIGAYSIVGPGVKIGKNTTLGPHVVLKGPTTIGTGNRIFQFSSIGEIPQDKKYHGENSELIIGNDNTIREYVTINRGTEEDQGFTKIGDRNWIMAYVHIAHDCNVENDITFANGTTLAGHVAVEDFAILGGFTLVHQFCRIGAHSFCAMGTALNRDLPPYVMASGNYASTHGLNKEGLRRRGFSEECIKALHKSYKLLVRSKHSKSENLAEVKILADQFPEVKHFMDFVNSSKRGITQ, encoded by the coding sequence ATGCAGAAGTCTTCCGTGAAGATTAAAAAATCAGAAGGCATACATCCTACTGCAATGATCGATTCCAGTGCTGAGTTGGACACTGATGTGTCTATCGGTGCTTATTCTATTGTTGGTCCAGGCGTAAAAATTGGGAAAAATACCACTTTAGGTCCGCATGTAGTGCTCAAGGGGCCAACAACAATCGGCACAGGTAATCGCATCTTTCAGTTTTCATCCATTGGCGAAATACCGCAAGATAAAAAATATCACGGTGAAAATAGCGAATTAATCATTGGTAATGATAATACTATTCGTGAATATGTGACCATTAATCGCGGTACTGAAGAAGATCAAGGATTTACAAAAATTGGTGATCGAAACTGGATTATGGCTTATGTGCATATTGCTCATGATTGCAACGTCGAAAATGATATAACATTTGCGAATGGGACTACCTTGGCGGGCCATGTGGCCGTTGAAGATTTTGCCATCCTTGGTGGTTTTACATTGGTGCACCAGTTTTGCCGTATTGGAGCACATTCATTTTGTGCGATGGGCACAGCATTAAACCGTGATTTGCCACCCTATGTGATGGCTTCTGGAAATTACGCGAGTACGCATGGCCTAAATAAAGAGGGCTTGAGGCGTAGAGGATTTTCAGAAGAGTGTATAAAGGCATTGCATAAATCTTATAAGTTGTTAGTGCGAAGCAAGCATTCGAAAAGTGAGAATCTAGCTGAAGTTAAAATACTTGCTGATCAATTTCCAGAAGTGAAGCATTTTATGGATTTTGTAAATTCAAGCAAGCGTGGAATTACTCAATAA
- the fabZ gene encoding 3-hydroxyacyl-ACP dehydratase FabZ, whose translation MSNLIEMSIHDILKYLPHRYPFLLVDRVIKCEVGKSVLAIKNVSFNEPFFQGHFPGAPVMPGVLILEALAQASGLLALSNPEWRPDDESLYLFVGIDKARFKRQVSPGDQLTLDVRLKRQKRGFGIFEAVASVEDEVAASAELMCVFKEVEKN comes from the coding sequence ATGTCTAATTTAATCGAGATGAGTATCCATGATATTTTAAAATATCTGCCTCACCGTTATCCGTTTTTACTGGTGGATCGAGTGATTAAGTGTGAGGTAGGAAAATCTGTATTAGCGATTAAAAATGTAAGCTTTAATGAGCCATTTTTTCAAGGCCATTTTCCTGGTGCTCCGGTTATGCCTGGAGTGTTAATTCTGGAAGCGCTAGCCCAAGCTTCTGGGTTACTGGCTTTGAGTAATCCGGAGTGGCGTCCAGATGATGAAAGTTTGTATTTGTTTGTTGGTATAGATAAAGCTCGATTTAAGCGTCAAGTGAGCCCGGGTGACCAACTTACATTGGATGTGAGATTAAAAAGGCAAAAACGAGGCTTTGGGATATTTGAAGCTGTCGCTTCAGTAGAAGATGAAGTAGCAGCAAGTGCTGAGTTAATGTGTGTGTTTAAGGAAGTTGAGAAAAATTAA
- a CDS encoding OmpH family outer membrane protein produces MFKIAIRFFAVLFLVVPMSAMAEIKIGFVNMVELMEKSPQAEIARKGLESEFSSRDKKLTAVRDEVLKHEETLKNDGPIMNDKNRADLEKKILNRKREYNRQQDELREDFNIRRNEELGKLQKKVHEVIVVVAKAENYDLVVTQPVLYASEKIDLTERVLQEMQKQ; encoded by the coding sequence ATGTTTAAGATAGCGATTAGATTTTTTGCAGTTCTATTTTTAGTTGTGCCAATGTCTGCAATGGCTGAGATTAAAATTGGGTTTGTTAATATGGTAGAGCTGATGGAAAAGTCGCCGCAGGCAGAAATTGCACGCAAAGGTTTGGAGTCTGAGTTTTCTAGTCGCGATAAAAAGCTTACTGCAGTGCGTGATGAAGTATTGAAGCATGAAGAGACATTAAAAAATGATGGGCCAATCATGAATGATAAGAATCGTGCTGACTTAGAAAAAAAGATACTCAATAGAAAGCGTGAATATAATCGTCAGCAAGATGAGTTAAGAGAAGATTTTAATATTCGTCGAAACGAAGAATTAGGCAAACTGCAAAAGAAAGTACATGAGGTCATTGTAGTGGTTGCTAAAGCAGAGAATTATGATTTAGTGGTTACTCAGCCAGTTCTCTATGCGAGTGAGAAGATAGACTTAACCGAACGTGTGTTGCAAGAGATGCAAAAACAATAG